The following are encoded in a window of Rissa tridactyla isolate bRisTri1 chromosome 15, bRisTri1.patW.cur.20221130, whole genome shotgun sequence genomic DNA:
- the MCRIP1 gene encoding mapk-regulated corepressor-interacting protein 1, whose amino-acid sequence MPERNPRTSSTPSTGTWWSSSRPPPWAEAGLGEEQASGRRGGGAAPGPRVGPGPGPGRRAGGGSPGTASREPLCTFPIKHIHTDGCGAAPGPGLGLEAGPGLGLGLRRGRGRAGPDLTRGRGRACALRRFRRGPRASGGGSRAQPRRAQPSRRRTHDAMASSPVSRVVYNGKRSGGPRSPGAGSEIFTPAHEENVRFIYEAWQCVERDLRSQMGSERGLVEEYVEKMPNPSLKAFKPVDLGDLKRRNTQDAKKS is encoded by the exons ATGCCGGAGAGAAACCCTCGGACCTCATCGACCCCGAGTACAGGGACCTGGTGGAGCTCTTCCAGGCCACCGCCATGGGCTGAGGCGGGGCTGGGCGAGGAGCAGGCCTCggggcgccggggcggcggggccgcgccgggcccgaggGTTgggcccgggccgggcccgggccggcgggcgggcgggggctcgCCCGGTACCGCGTCTCGGGAACCACTTTGTACTTTTCCAATAAAGCATATTCACACCGACGGCTGCGGGGCTGCGCCGGGGCCGGGGTTGGGGTTGGAagcagggccggggctgggcctGGGCCTGAGGCGAGGCCGGGGACGGGCGGGGCCGGATCTgacgcgggggcggggccgcgcctgCGCGCTGCGGCGCTTCCGTCGCGGCCCGAGGGCGAGCGGAGGCGGGAGCCGGGCCCAG ccgcgccgagcccagccgagccgcCGCCGCACCCACGACGCCATGGCCAG CTCCCCCGTGTCCCGCGTGGTCTACAACGGCAAGCGGAGCGGCGGCCCGCGTTCCCCCGGCGCCGGCAGCGAGATCTTCACCCCGGCCCACGAGGAGAACGTGCGCTTCATCTACGAGG cctggcagtgTGTGGAGCGTGACCTGCGCAGCCAGATGGGCTCCGAGCGCGGCCTGGTCGAGGAGTACGTGGAGAAGATGCCGAACCCTAGCCTCAAAG CGTTTAAACCTGTCGACCTGGGTGATCTGAAGAGGAGGAATACACAGGATGCAAAGAAGTCCTAA